The Daucus carota subsp. sativus chromosome 9, DH1 v3.0, whole genome shotgun sequence genome window below encodes:
- the LOC108201063 gene encoding putative pentatricopeptide repeat-containing protein At1g12700, mitochondrial produces MMMMMKFVISNSRFLPHSAASAHTSFCFYAASHFSTNPNPNNPFKPKPHFPCSSNPPHTRLQHLLLEKSKVSFDKLDDALQVFGKMLLMKPLPTVIDFNQLLAAVVKMKHYSVAVSLFRKMRVESIPVNVITFNTLINCFCHLNRVDFAFSLLAGIIKHGFVPSVVTYNTLIRGLISQDMPHEAQLLFQNLIRFQLIQPNVVTYNTIIDGICKRGNPSVAVKLFKNMDNKGCKPDTVTYSTLIDCLCKHRLVDQALGLLHQMTRKAISPDVITYNSLIQGLCDFNRWHDVKQLLKEMDVRNISRDVYTFTILIDAYCKEGMIIDAEDVIELMIQRGVYPNVVTYNSLMDGYCLQGEVNKALAVFESMKRKGILPNTFSYTILINGYCRKKKVDRAIDLFQQMPSEGLTPTIETYSTILQGFFHAGRHVEARNFFKEKMINQGVEFNNVTCRILLHGLCQNSYVFEALSFLQILESRGLVPDIHVYTILMDGLSKNGHLENARSLFDNLPAKGLRPNVKTYTVMIQAYCHEGLLDEANELFREMEGNDCLPDHVTYNMLIRGCLQNKKYYEAGVLLDEMLGRGFATDASTASLLLDLLDVQEQHPALLALWKKYLP; encoded by the coding sequence atgatgatgatgatgaaattTGTGATATCAAATTCTCGATTCCTACCACATTCTGCTGCTTCAGCTCATACATCCTTTTGTTTTTATGCAGCTTCTCACTTCTCcactaaccctaaccctaataaTCCCTTTAAACCCAAACCCCATTTCCCTTGTTCCTCTAATCCACCTCATACTCGTCTTCAACATTTGCTCCTTGAGAAATCCAAGGTTAGTTTCGATAAACTCGATGATGCTCTTCAAGTGTTTGGTAAAATGCTCCTTATGAAGCCTCTGCCTACTGTTATCGATTTTAATCAACTATTAGCTGCCGTTGTTAAAATGAAACACTACTCCGTAGCTGTCTCCCTTTTTAGGAAGATGCGTGTAGAAAGCATCCCTGTTAATGTAATTACCTTTAATACTCTCATTAACTGCTTTTGTCACTTGAATCGTGTCGATTTTGCCTTTTCATTACTAGCTGGAATCATCAAGCACGGTTTTGTGCCAAGTGTGGTTACTTATAACACTCTCATCAGGGGCCTTATTTCCCAAGATATGCCTCATGAGGCTCAGCTTTTGTTCCAGAACCTCATCAGATTTCAACTTATTCAACCCAATGTTGTTACCTATAACACAATCATCGACGGCATCTGCAAGAGAGGAAATCCTTCTGTGGCTGTTAAGTTGTTCAAAAATATGGACAATAAAGGTTGCAAGCCTGATACTGTAACTTACAGCACACTTATTGACTGTTTGTGTAAACATAGATTAGTCGATCAAGCATTGGGTCTTCTCCACCAAATGACAAGGAAAGCTATATCTCCGGATGTTATAACCTACAACTCATTAATTCAAGGGTTGTGTGACTTTAATCGATGGCATGATGTCAAACAGTTGCTCAAGGAGATGGATGTTAGGAACATTTCTCGAGATGTTTATACTTTCACTATATTGATTGATGCATAttgcaaagaaggaatgattATAGATGCAGAGGATGTGATAGAGTTGATGATTCAAAGAGGAGTATATCCTAATGTAGTCACTTACAATTCACTCATGGATGGATACTGCTTGCAGGGAGAGGTTAATAAAGCATTAGCAGTGTTCGAAAGCATGAAGAGAAAGGGAATATTGCCTAATACTTTTAGCTATACTATCCTCATCAACGGGTACTGTAGAAAGAAGAAAGTGGACAGAGCCATAGATCTTTTTCAACAAATGCCCTCTGAAGGTTTAACTCCAACTATTGAGACTTACAGTACTATACTGCAAGGTTTTTTTCACGCGGGCAGGCATGTTGAAGCACgtaatttttttaaggaaaagatGATTAACCAAGGTGTTGAGTTTAATAATGTGACATGTCGTATCTTGTTGCATGGTCTTTGCCAGAATTCTTATGTATTTGAAGCACTATCCTTTCTTCAAATACTGGAATCCCGCGGGCTAGTTCCTGATATACATGTTTACACTATTCTGATGGATGGACTGAGCAAAAATGGACATCTAGAGAATGCAAGAAGCCTTTTTGACAACCTTCCTGCGAAAGGTTTGCGACCTAATGTCAAGACATACACAGTGATGATCCAAGCATATTGTCATGAAGGGTTATTGGATGAAGCAAATGAACTATTCAGGGAAATGGAAGGAAATGATTGCTTGCCTGATCATGTCACATACAACATGCTTATTCGCGGTTGTTTACAGAATAAGAAATACTATGAAGCAGGTGTACTCCTAGATGAAATGCTTGGTCGCGGCTTTGCAACAGATGCATCTACTGCATCTCTTTTACTGGATTTACTTGATGTGCAAGAACAGCATCCTGCTCTGCTTGCTTTGTGGAAGAAGTACTTGCCGTAG